A genomic window from Solanum dulcamara chromosome 11, daSolDulc1.2, whole genome shotgun sequence includes:
- the LOC129873155 gene encoding UDP-glucose 6-dehydrogenase 1, translating into MVKICCIGAGYVGGPTMAVIALKCPSIEVVVVDISVPRITAWNSDQLPIYEPGLDDVVKQCRGKNLFFSTDVEKHVREADIVFVSVNTPTKTRGLGAGKAADLTYWESAARMIADVSKSDKIVVEKSTVPVKTAEAIEKILTHNSKGINFQILSNPEFLAEGTAIDDLFNPDRVLIGGRETPGGQKAIQALKDVYSQWVPEDRILTTNLWSAELSKLAANAFLAQRISSVNAMSALCEATGANVSQVAYAVGKDSRIGPKFLNASVGFGGSCFQKDILNLVYICECNGLPEVAEYWKQVIKINDYQKTRFVNRVVASMFNTVSGKKVAILGFAFKKDTGDTRETPAIDVCKGLLGDKANLSIYDPQVNEDQIQRDLSMNKFDWDHPLHLQPMSPTTVKQVSVVWDAYTATKDSHAVCILTEWDEFKTLDYKKIYDSMQKPAFIFDGRNVVDAEKLREIGFIVYSIGKPLDAWLKDMPAVA; encoded by the coding sequence ATGGTTAAGATTTGCTGTATAGGAGCTGGATATGTTGGGGGCCCCACCATGGCCGTTATAGCACTCAAATGCCCTTCTATTGAAgtggttgttgttgatatttctGTGCCTCGTATCACAGCCTGGAACAGTGACCAACTCCCCATCTATGAGCCAGGCCTCGACGACGTAGTCAAGCAGTGCCGAGGCAAGAACCTCTTCTTCAGCACAGATGTGGAGAAACACGTGCGGGAGGCTGATATCGTTTTTGTTTCTGTGAACACTCCTACCAAGACAAGGGGTCTCGGAGCAGGCAAGGCTGCTGATCTAACTTATTGGGAGAGTGCAGCCCGCATGATAGCAGATGTCTCAAAATCTGATAAAATAGTTGTTGAGAAATCAACTGTTCCTGTCAAAACTGCTGAGGCAATTGAGAAGATTTTGACCCACAACAGCAAAGGCATTAACTTCCAGATCCTCTCAAACCCTGAGTTTCTTGCAGAAGGGACCGCTATCGATGACCTTTTTAACCCTGACAGGGTCCTAATCGGAGGTCGGGAAACTCCAGGTGGCCAGAAGGCTATCCAAGCATTGAAGGATGTTTATTCCCAATGGGTCCCTGAAGACCGCATCCTCACCACAAATTTGTGGTCTGCTGAGCTCTCAAAATTGGCTGCCAATGCATTTTTGGCGCAAAGAATCTCTTCTGTGAATGCCATGTCGGCTCTTTGTGAGGCTACTGGAGCAAATGTTTCACAGGTGGCATATGCCGTTGGAAAGGACTCGAGGATCGGTCCCAAGTTCCTTAATGCCAGTGTTGGTTTTGGTGGCTCTTGCTTCCAGAAGGATATTCTGAATCTGGTTTACATTTGTGAGTGCAATGGGCTTCCAGAGGTGGCTGAATACTGGAAACAGGTTATAAAGATCAATGACTATCAGAAGACTCGTTTTGTCAACCGCGTTGTTGCCTCCATGTTCAACACGGTATCAGGCAAGAAAGTCGCCATTCTAGGTTTTGCTTTCAAGAAGGATACTGGTGATACTCGAGAGACCCCTGCAATTGATGTTTGCAAGGGACTGCTGGGGGACAAGGCTAATTTGAGCATATATGACCCTCAGGTGAATGAGGACCAAATTCAGAGAGACCTCTCAATGAATAAGTTTGATTGGGATCATCCTCTTCACCTTCAGCCAATGAGTCCAACAACCGTGAAACAAGTCAGCGTTGTTTGGGATGCCTATACGGCAACAAAGGATTCCCATGCTGTCTGCATCCTTACAGAGTGGGATGAATTTAAGACTCTTGATTATAAGAAGATATATGATAGCATGCAAAAACCTGCTTTTATTTTTGATGGTAGGAACGTAGTGGATGCGGAGAAGCTTAGAGAAATCGGGTTTATAGTCTACTCAATTGGTAAGCCTCTTGATGCCTGGCTCAAGGACATGCCTGCTGTTGCTTAA